In Pseudovibrio brasiliensis, the following are encoded in one genomic region:
- a CDS encoding extracellular solute-binding protein → MLNRISPKLCVQILAASFLSLLATGFLIKSSYAQDSYAQAEPHEELSGAGSMYPDVLFNETLRLFKTSNPDIEVRYDPIGSGAGVLALQSGKVDFAVSSAPLEAILEQDLDVDAADEPVAIEDKLLEIPITAGMLGILYNIEGVGHLKLTRNALSGIFDGSIQFWNHREIRMVNPDLRLPKLKITIIGRSDASGANLALSRHLYSAENAWAGKTASIWPLETFPKDTILVPSSSEVVTKLTEINGSIGYAPSAFGSTLGIPMALVENQKGNYIAPSLNAGEAAIEEISRSGEPLSIDEIHNPESPSAYPIISFFWLVTEEVYPDAKTGTAVREFAEFVLSGQARGAAISSGYIPLPSNMRAAAKKLAATIH, encoded by the coding sequence ATGCTCAACCGGATCTCTCCAAAACTGTGCGTTCAGATTTTAGCTGCATCGTTTCTTTCACTTTTGGCAACCGGTTTTCTGATTAAGTCTTCATACGCGCAGGACAGCTACGCTCAGGCAGAACCCCACGAAGAGCTCAGCGGCGCCGGCTCCATGTATCCGGACGTCCTGTTCAACGAGACCCTGCGGCTCTTCAAAACCTCCAATCCGGATATCGAAGTCAGATACGATCCCATCGGCAGTGGTGCCGGTGTGCTGGCCCTGCAATCCGGCAAGGTAGACTTCGCCGTCTCCAGTGCACCGCTGGAAGCCATTCTGGAACAGGATCTGGATGTAGACGCAGCAGATGAACCCGTCGCCATTGAAGACAAGCTGCTGGAAATCCCAATCACAGCAGGCATGCTTGGCATTCTCTATAATATCGAGGGGGTAGGGCACCTCAAACTCACCCGCAACGCCCTGTCTGGCATTTTTGACGGCTCCATCCAGTTCTGGAACCACCGCGAAATCCGCATGGTGAACCCGGATCTGCGCCTGCCGAAACTGAAGATCACCATCATTGGCCGCAGTGATGCCAGCGGTGCAAATCTGGCGCTCTCCAGACACCTCTACTCCGCAGAAAATGCATGGGCCGGTAAAACAGCCAGCATCTGGCCACTGGAAACCTTCCCGAAAGACACAATCCTCGTCCCCAGCTCCTCTGAAGTGGTGACCAAACTCACGGAGATCAACGGCTCAATCGGCTACGCGCCTTCCGCTTTCGGCAGCACACTCGGCATTCCCATGGCGCTGGTTGAAAACCAAAAGGGCAACTATATCGCGCCTTCTCTGAACGCAGGTGAAGCTGCTATCGAAGAAATCAGCCGCAGTGGAGAGCCATTATCCATCGATGAGATTCACAATCCTGAATCTCCAAGTGCCTATCCAATTATCTCGTTCTTCTGGCTGGTAACGGAGGAAGTCTACCCCGACGCTAAAACTGGCACCGCCGTGCGTGAGTTCGCCGAGTTCGTCTTAAGCGGACAGGCAAGAGGCGCCGCCATCTCCTCCGGCTAT